A region of Lacinutrix sp. Hel_I_90 DNA encodes the following proteins:
- a CDS encoding ATP-binding protein codes for MSPFYNYLCIVFLLLSVPLYGQDLSQRNIAELQAQVDAGIYSAQKNLDAQNYYQAQRDLEITLEKALEIDNKKSIGLAYSKMGKLQYFLEEPNEAIKSLIKAIEVQRFAKDYTNIAETYKVLADVYMSIDDYNQALDYYKSAATYFNQEELFNYEAEAILKTGIAHLALEQYKKADKAFNNAIDLSRRYQLNKILSSSLIHLGKVEALNNQIEDGLSYANQGYEIAKKNNFSDVLNNGALILSQLHENDGDLLMANQYLKRHIALSDSLLSAKKQLLSPQRKRALTDTYQIQYQKQGEADLEKVKTSPFDQLTTILSIALITILSLLTLSLYKNNNIRLKSNNVLHKKNSELIVSKEKAELASKTKANFLSTVTHELRTPLYAVTGLTNMLLDEDPKPEQIQHLKSLKFSGDYLLTFINDILQINKIEANKVDLEPEIFNLKKKIANVISALNNSASDNNIKIHMEYDSDLPLNFNADQLKISQILINLIGNSIKFTKDGDIWVRAKKINEQEGVYNIRFEVEDNGIGISREKQEYMFESFSQGSIQINRKYGGTGLGLSIVKGLIDLLNGKIYLKSELGKGSTFFFEIPMQYTEELVKEVKTNYFKDVNKVDLDNIKILVVEDNKINQMITKKILNKMNLNCEVVDNGESAVEKVKNSHYDVVLMDIHMPGISGIEATRQIRAFDKKLNIFALTAVTIEDKMQEFDEAGFTDIISKPFKQEDFEKKLYDALIVS; via the coding sequence ATGTCTCCTTTCTACAACTATTTATGTATTGTATTTCTGTTGTTAAGTGTTCCTTTATATGGGCAAGACTTATCTCAAAGAAACATTGCTGAACTTCAAGCTCAGGTAGATGCTGGTATTTATTCAGCTCAAAAAAACTTGGACGCTCAAAATTATTATCAAGCACAACGCGACTTAGAAATAACACTCGAGAAAGCCTTAGAGATTGACAATAAAAAAAGTATAGGACTGGCCTATTCTAAAATGGGCAAACTTCAATATTTTCTAGAAGAACCTAATGAAGCCATTAAATCGCTAATAAAAGCCATAGAAGTTCAACGCTTTGCAAAAGACTATACCAACATCGCAGAAACCTACAAAGTTTTAGCCGATGTTTATATGAGTATTGACGACTATAACCAAGCTTTGGATTATTATAAATCTGCTGCAACATATTTCAATCAGGAAGAACTATTCAACTATGAAGCAGAGGCGATATTAAAAACAGGAATCGCTCATTTAGCGTTAGAGCAATATAAGAAAGCCGATAAAGCATTTAATAACGCTATTGATCTTTCAAGGCGCTATCAGTTAAATAAGATATTAAGTTCTAGTTTAATACACTTAGGTAAAGTAGAAGCTTTAAATAACCAAATTGAAGATGGTCTAAGCTATGCTAATCAAGGTTATGAGATTGCCAAAAAAAATAATTTTAGTGATGTTCTAAATAATGGAGCACTAATATTAAGCCAATTGCATGAAAATGATGGAGACTTGCTAATGGCAAACCAATATTTAAAGCGCCACATTGCGTTATCAGACTCACTCTTAAGTGCAAAAAAACAGTTGCTTTCTCCTCAAAGAAAACGTGCACTTACAGACACCTATCAAATACAATATCAAAAGCAAGGTGAGGCCGACTTAGAAAAAGTTAAGACTAGCCCGTTCGATCAGTTAACTACCATTTTAAGTATTGCATTAATCACCATTTTATCGTTATTAACCTTGTCGCTTTATAAAAACAATAACATTAGATTGAAATCTAATAATGTACTGCACAAAAAGAATAGCGAACTTATTGTTTCTAAAGAAAAAGCAGAACTGGCTTCAAAAACAAAAGCAAATTTTCTATCTACGGTAACCCATGAATTAAGAACACCCTTATATGCTGTAACTGGTTTAACAAATATGCTTTTAGATGAAGATCCTAAACCAGAACAAATTCAACATTTAAAGTCCCTTAAATTTTCAGGAGATTATTTGCTAACATTTATAAACGATATTCTTCAAATTAATAAAATTGAGGCCAATAAAGTAGATCTTGAACCAGAGATTTTTAATTTAAAAAAGAAAATCGCCAATGTTATTTCTGCATTGAACAATTCTGCCTCAGATAATAATATTAAAATACATATGGAATATGATAGTGATCTTCCATTAAATTTTAATGCCGATCAATTAAAAATTTCCCAGATACTCATTAACCTCATTGGAAACTCTATTAAATTCACAAAAGACGGAGATATTTGGGTTCGGGCTAAGAAAATTAATGAGCAAGAAGGGGTCTATAACATTCGTTTTGAAGTTGAAGACAATGGCATAGGTATAAGTAGAGAAAAACAAGAATACATGTTTGAAAGTTTTTCTCAAGGCTCAATACAAATAAACAGAAAATATGGCGGTACTGGTTTAGGACTATCTATCGTAAAGGGATTAATAGACCTCTTAAACGGTAAAATATATCTTAAAAGTGAATTGGGAAAGGGCTCGACTTTCTTCTTCGAAATACCTATGCAATATACAGAAGAGCTAGTAAAAGAAGTTAAAACAAATTACTTTAAAGACGTAAACAAAGTAGATTTAGATAATATCAAGATCTTGGTCGTTGAGGATAATAAAATTAACCAGATGATTACTAAAAAAATCTTGAATAAGATGAATCTTAACTGTGAAGTTGTAGATAATGGTGAATCTGCGGTTGAAAAAGTTAAGAACAGTCATTATGATGTTGTTTTAATGGATATCCATATGCCAGGGATAAGCGGCATTGAAGCCACTAGGCAAATAAGAGCTTTCGATAAAAAACTTAACATTTTTGCATTAACGGCTGTAACCATTGAAGATAAAATGCAAGAGTTCGATGAGGCTGGATTTACAGATATTATTTCTAAACCTTTCAAACAGGAAGATTTTGAAAAAAAATTATATGATGCGCTAATTGTTTCTTAA
- the lpxK gene encoding tetraacyldisaccharide 4'-kinase, with the protein MKLIRLLLLPIVPVYYLVTWLRNLLYDAEIKTSKSYDFPVVCVGNLSTGGTGKTPMVEYLIKLLKADYKLATLSRGYGRDTKGFQLANVNSSATLLGDEPFQFYNKFKNDILVAVDEDRQHGIEILSALKKKPEVILLDDAFQHRKVKAGLNILLTTYNQPYFNDIVLPTGNLREPRTGAKRAGIIVVTKCPEALSDSEKASIEKRINPKANQLVCFSTIGYSTVVISSEKTRPLASLSKFTLVTGIANVKPLLSYLSVKNLAFKHLEYKDHHSFTAEDIARISENELIVTTEKDYMRLKKHEVLKSKLYYLPIVCHIDKASVFNEKVKNFVAR; encoded by the coding sequence ATGAAATTGATCAGACTTTTATTATTACCTATTGTGCCTGTATATTATTTGGTGACTTGGTTGCGTAATTTACTATATGATGCTGAGATTAAAACCTCTAAATCTTACGATTTCCCCGTTGTTTGTGTTGGTAATTTGAGTACTGGTGGTACAGGAAAAACACCAATGGTTGAGTATCTTATTAAATTATTGAAAGCAGATTATAAGTTGGCGACTTTAAGTCGCGGTTATGGGAGGGATACTAAAGGGTTTCAATTGGCAAATGTTAACAGCTCTGCAACACTTTTAGGCGATGAACCTTTTCAGTTTTATAATAAATTTAAAAATGATATTTTGGTTGCTGTTGATGAAGACAGACAACATGGAATTGAAATATTAAGCGCTTTAAAAAAGAAGCCTGAGGTTATTTTACTTGATGATGCTTTTCAGCATAGAAAAGTAAAAGCAGGCTTGAATATATTACTGACTACTTACAATCAGCCGTATTTTAATGATATTGTTCTGCCTACTGGTAACTTGCGTGAGCCAAGAACAGGAGCAAAGCGTGCTGGTATTATCGTGGTAACTAAATGTCCTGAAGCCTTATCTGATTCTGAAAAAGCTTCGATTGAGAAGCGTATTAACCCCAAGGCTAATCAGTTAGTATGTTTTAGTACAATTGGGTATTCAACGGTAGTGATTTCTAGCGAAAAAACACGGCCGTTAGCGTCACTTTCCAAGTTCACTCTGGTTACTGGTATTGCTAATGTGAAACCTTTATTGAGCTATTTGTCTGTTAAAAATCTCGCGTTTAAACATTTGGAATATAAAGACCACCATTCCTTTACTGCTGAGGATATTGCACGCATTTCGGAAAATGAATTAATTGTTACTACTGAAAAAGATTACATGCGGCTTAAAAAACATGAAGTCTTAAAAAGCAAATTGTATTACTTGCCAATTGTATGTCACATTGATAAAGCTTCGGTATTTAATGAGAAAGTAAAAAACTTTGTTGCTCGCTAA
- a CDS encoding Nif3-like dinuclear metal center hexameric protein — MIIQDVINHLEDFAPLAYAEDFDNVGLLVGDKKAKLTGVLVTLDTLEAVVDEAIEHDCNLIVSFHPIIFKGLKRLTGNTYVERTVQKAIKNDIAIYAIHTALDNHINGVNDMICDQLGLLNRAVLIPQAETIKKLTTFVPTSEAEALRQALFNVGAGNIGNYDHCSFNLDGVGTYKGNDASNPTKGKKGQTHVEEETQISITFAKHLEAKVIETLFKNHSYEEVAYEIITLENKNQKIGIGMIGTLEQPLSETAFFDFLKEKMKVSVIRHSKLLDKPIRSVAVLGGSGSFAIAAAKSLKADVFITADLKYHDFFSAENSIILADIGHYESEQFTKNGLVAHLTKKISNFAIILSNTNTNPVKYY, encoded by the coding sequence ATGATTATTCAAGACGTTATCAATCACTTAGAAGACTTTGCGCCTCTAGCTTATGCCGAAGATTTTGACAATGTAGGCCTTTTAGTGGGTGACAAAAAAGCAAAATTAACTGGTGTTTTAGTTACTTTAGATACACTTGAAGCTGTTGTAGATGAAGCGATTGAACATGACTGCAATCTTATTGTAAGTTTTCATCCTATCATTTTTAAAGGTCTAAAAAGACTTACGGGCAACACCTATGTTGAACGTACTGTCCAAAAAGCGATTAAAAACGACATTGCTATTTATGCTATTCATACCGCCTTAGACAATCATATTAACGGCGTAAATGACATGATTTGCGATCAATTGGGATTACTAAACAGAGCGGTATTAATTCCGCAAGCGGAAACGATAAAAAAACTTACCACATTTGTTCCAACATCTGAAGCAGAAGCTCTTAGACAGGCCCTATTTAATGTTGGTGCTGGCAACATCGGAAACTATGACCACTGCAGTTTTAATCTAGATGGCGTGGGGACTTATAAGGGTAATGACGCTTCAAATCCAACAAAAGGGAAAAAAGGGCAAACACATGTAGAAGAAGAAACACAAATAAGCATCACATTTGCCAAACATTTAGAAGCAAAAGTTATAGAAACACTGTTTAAAAATCACTCTTATGAAGAAGTGGCTTATGAAATAATTACACTTGAAAATAAAAATCAAAAGATTGGGATAGGTATGATTGGCACATTAGAACAGCCACTCTCTGAAACCGCCTTTTTTGATTTTCTAAAAGAAAAAATGAAGGTCTCTGTCATTCGCCATTCGAAATTATTAGACAAACCTATAAGGAGCGTAGCGGTTCTAGGAGGCTCTGGAAGTTTTGCAATTGCGGCTGCCAAAAGCTTAAAAGCCGATGTATTTATTACTGCAGATTTGAAATATCATGACTTCTTTTCAGCTGAGAACAGTATCATTTTAGCCGATATTGGACACTATGAAAGTGAACAGTTCACAAAAAATGGTTTAGTAGCACATCTTACAAAAAAAATTAGTAATTTTGCCATCATTTTATCGAACACAAACACCAATCCAGTTAAGTATTATTAA
- a CDS encoding zinc ribbon domain-containing protein: MAKTKEVSVEQRLRALYDLQLIDSRIDEIRSVRGELPLEVSDLEDEVAGLNTRLEKLQDSLATIDTQIVEKKNLIEEAKALIKKYSEQQKNVRNNREFNSLTKEIEFQELEIELAEKHIREFKAQIEQKKEVIDKTKAHNKERESHLKYKKSELDAILSETAKEEEALINKSEEYKKKIEERLVKAYHRIRTNVKNGLAVVPIERGASGGSYFTIPPQVQMEIGSRKKIITDEHSGRILVDELLAQEQREKMEKMFKKL; the protein is encoded by the coding sequence ATGGCAAAGACTAAAGAAGTAAGTGTAGAGCAACGTTTAAGAGCCTTATACGATTTACAATTAATAGATTCTAGAATCGACGAAATAAGAAGCGTTCGCGGAGAACTACCTCTAGAGGTAAGTGATTTAGAAGATGAAGTTGCTGGATTAAACACTAGATTAGAAAAACTTCAAGATAGTTTGGCTACAATTGACACGCAAATAGTCGAAAAGAAAAACTTAATTGAAGAAGCTAAGGCACTAATTAAAAAGTATAGCGAACAACAAAAGAATGTTAGAAATAACAGAGAATTTAACTCGTTAACTAAAGAAATAGAGTTTCAAGAACTTGAAATCGAATTAGCAGAAAAGCACATTAGAGAATTCAAAGCACAAATCGAGCAGAAAAAAGAAGTTATTGATAAAACTAAAGCGCACAATAAAGAGCGTGAATCTCACTTAAAATATAAAAAGAGTGAGTTAGACGCGATTTTAAGTGAAACGGCGAAAGAAGAAGAAGCTTTAATTAATAAATCTGAAGAATACAAAAAGAAAATCGAAGAGCGCTTAGTTAAAGCCTATCACCGTATTCGTACCAATGTTAAAAATGGCTTAGCTGTTGTACCAATTGAAAGAGGAGCTTCTGGAGGTTCATACTTTACTATTCCACCACAAGTACAAATGGAAATTGGCTCTCGTAAAAAAATCATTACAGATGAGCATTCAGGACGTATTTTAGTAGATGAGTTACTAGCTCAAGAGCAAAGAGAAAAAATGGAAAAAATGTTTAAAAAACTATAA
- the msrA gene encoding peptide-methionine (S)-S-oxide reductase MsrA, producing MKKILFLISLTLLFNCKNTAQNSETTQNQNAIKTAKPIEVPLENGMAKAYFASGCFWCVEAIYERVKGVEESISGYAGGHTKNPTYEASNTGNTGHAEAVEVIYDPKIVSFETLVDVYFASQNPTQVNGQGPDRGSQYRSIIFYQNESQKKIIEAKKTALKNELDKAVAAEVYPFQKFWIAEDYHQNYEKRHPDNSYIRNVSIPRLKRFQSKMPAVLKETH from the coding sequence ATGAAAAAAATACTATTTCTCATTTCGCTTACCTTATTATTTAACTGTAAGAACACAGCTCAAAATAGCGAAACGACTCAAAATCAGAACGCTATAAAAACAGCCAAGCCTATTGAAGTTCCTTTGGAAAACGGAATGGCGAAAGCCTATTTTGCAAGTGGTTGCTTTTGGTGTGTTGAAGCCATTTATGAGCGCGTAAAAGGGGTTGAAGAATCTATTAGTGGTTATGCTGGCGGCCATACTAAAAACCCAACCTACGAAGCAAGCAATACTGGCAACACCGGACATGCAGAAGCTGTAGAGGTTATTTATGATCCAAAAATTGTAAGCTTCGAAACCTTAGTTGACGTTTATTTTGCCTCTCAAAATCCTACCCAGGTAAACGGCCAAGGTCCAGATAGAGGATCACAATACCGTTCTATTATTTTTTATCAAAACGAGTCGCAGAAAAAAATTATTGAAGCTAAAAAAACAGCTTTGAAAAATGAACTAGATAAAGCGGTAGCCGCAGAAGTATATCCGTTTCAAAAATTCTGGATTGCTGAAGACTACCATCAAAACTACGAAAAACGGCATCCAGACAATAGCTATATTAGAAATGTGTCTATCCCTCGGTTAAAGCGTTTCCAATCAAAAATGCCTGCTGTTTTAAAAGAAACGCATTAA
- a CDS encoding bifunctional 2-polyprenyl-6-hydroxyphenol methylase/3-demethylubiquinol 3-O-methyltransferase UbiG has protein sequence MNDHSVFFNVNKTTWNTKVKVHANSDLYDMAAFKNGKSSLMSYELNALGDVNGKSLLHLQCHFGQDTLSWSRRGAKAVGVDLSDEGIKLARALNEELNLDARFICCNVLDTAKHLKDTFDIVFTSYGVIGWLPDLKPWGRMIAEKLKKGGSFYMVEFHPIVWMFDYLEGTPIMKYGYMQDEVIYEEYEGTYANTASKMVSKEYGWNHGLSEVVNALTEAGLHIDFLNEYDESPYNVLPELEKTASGNYVTKDKLYPLIFEIKATKL, from the coding sequence ATGAATGATCATTCAGTATTTTTTAATGTTAATAAAACCACTTGGAACACTAAAGTTAAGGTGCATGCTAATAGTGACCTGTATGATATGGCAGCTTTTAAAAACGGAAAATCCTCTTTAATGTCCTACGAGTTGAATGCTTTAGGGGATGTAAACGGAAAGTCTTTATTGCATTTACAGTGTCATTTTGGTCAAGACACACTTAGTTGGAGTAGACGAGGAGCCAAAGCGGTTGGTGTAGATTTAAGTGATGAAGGCATAAAACTGGCCAGAGCTTTGAATGAGGAATTAAATCTCGATGCCCGCTTTATCTGTTGTAATGTTTTAGATACGGCAAAACATCTCAAAGACACTTTTGATATTGTTTTTACAAGTTATGGTGTAATTGGTTGGTTACCAGATTTAAAGCCCTGGGGACGCATGATTGCTGAAAAATTAAAAAAAGGAGGTAGCTTTTACATGGTTGAATTCCATCCCATTGTTTGGATGTTTGATTATTTAGAGGGTACGCCTATTATGAAATATGGCTATATGCAGGATGAGGTAATCTATGAAGAATATGAAGGAACTTATGCGAACACTGCTTCTAAAATGGTGAGTAAAGAGTATGGTTGGAACCATGGTTTAAGCGAGGTCGTCAACGCGTTAACAGAAGCGGGATTACATATAGACTTTTTAAATGAATATGACGAAAGTCCTTATAACGTATTGCCCGAATTAGAAAAAACGGCATCGGGCAATTATGTGACTAAGGATAAATTGTATCCACTTATTTTCGAGATTAAAGCAACTAAGCTTTAA